The Schizosaccharomyces pombe strain 972h- genome assembly, chromosome: I genome contains a region encoding:
- the cam2 gene encoding myosin I light chain Cam2 — protein sequence MPASKEQTDEMKEAFVLYDIDKDGLIPTSHVGSVLRSLGINVTDAELAKLSNELGDAIDEKKFMSFVSNKLRETESEEEYIKAFRVFDKDNSGYIETAKFADYMKTLGEKLSDNEVQLMVQEADPTNSGSFDYYDFVQRIMAK from the coding sequence ATGCCTGCCTCCAAAGAACAAACCGATGAAATGAAAGAGGCATTTGTCCTTTATGATATCGACAAAGACGGTTTGATTCCTACGAGTCATGTGGGTTCCGTTTTGAGAAGTCTCGGAATCAATGTTACTGATGCCGAATTAGCAAAGCTTTCTAATGAATTAGGCGATGccattgatgaaaaaaaatttatgagCTTTGTTTCCAACAAATTAAGGGAAACAGAATCAGAGGAAGAATATATAAAAGCATTTAGAGTTTTCGACAAGGACAATAGTGGTTATATCGAAACCGCTAAATTTGCCGATTATATGAAAACGTTAGGTGAGAAGCTTTCAGATAACGAAGTACAATTGATGGTGCAAGAGGCCGATCCTACTAATTCTGGAAGCTTTGACTATTATGACTTTGTACAGAGAATCATGGCAAAATAG
- the mrps9 gene encoding putative mitochondrial ribosomal protein subunit Mrps9, with the protein MFRSLAKLRCFASSLGLSSHKNIKSVPLIRNIHYIPDNPSYFTQNARFNEIYLHLENILKFAPKIIAAEEDVPKVKWKTLEQYQKEFSDPKTTKVGYRKITRLLNELNEIVPEYRTEAVQKALEKFIRPDIVVKTTLKSQMLDENGMSITKGKRKSSKATVKMLPGTGKFYVNGSPFDVYFQRMVHRKHAVYPLAACNRLTNYNVWATVHGGGPTGQSGAVHAAISKSLILQEPSLKQVIKDTHCVLNDKRKVERKKTGQPKARKKYTWVKR; encoded by the exons ATGTTTAGGTCACTGGCAAAGTTAAGATGCTTTGCCAGTTCGTTGGGATTATCTTCgcataaaaatatcaaaagtGTACCGTTGATTCGAAATATCCATTATATTCCTGATAATCCCTCTTATTTTACGCAAAACGCTAGGTTTAATGAAATCTATTTGCATTTGGAAAACATCCTTAAGTTTGCACCTAAAATCATAGCTGCTGAGGAAGACGTTCCGA AAGTAAAGTGGAAAACGTTAGAGCAGTATCAAAAAGAGTTTTCTGATCCCAAAACAACTAAAGTTGGCTATCGAAAAATTACTCGTTTacttaatgaattaaacgAAATTGTTCCTGAGTATCGTACTGAAGCAGTGCAAAAAGCGCTTGAGAAGTTTATTCGCCCAGACATTGTCGTGAAAACCACATTAAAAAGCCAAATGcttgatgaaaatggaaTGAGTATTACcaaaggaaaaaggaaatcgAGCAAAGCTACTGTAAAGATGCTTCCGGGAACCGGAAAATTTTATGTGAATGGGAGTCCATTTGATGTCTACTTTCAAAGAATGGTTCATCGAAAACACGCTGTTTATCCACTTGCGGCCTGCAATCGCTTAACAAATTACAATGTTTGGGCTACAGTCCATGGAGGCGGCCCAACTGGACAGTCTGGTGCTGTTCACGCTGCTATCTCGAAGTCTCTCATACTTCAAGAGCCTTCGTTGAAGCAGGTCATTAAAGACACGCACTGTGTTTTGAATGACAAACGGAAAGTCGAACGTAAGAAAACAGGTCAACCTAAAGCAAGGAAGAAATACACATGGGTCAAGCGTTAA
- a CDS encoding splicing protein (splicing protein, human NSRP1 ortholog): MSGTGFRYGLNVMKKKKPNESSNRITFTEDDSSSSEQEHAPIPNSFSSQITAASDASKDDNYDASIYGFDEFYDSMKSAEREQMELKRLESKDRRPKYMENLIESAKKRKRDLLLARERALLKKNELEGDDATEKFVTSSYKKHREEVQKAIEDRKEEDEKSITDTTTGMKDFYASMLDRQEKIHQAAVEGVQNSKKTGAEIGDAMKGQDTLGSDNLILEAKKKGLKLELNDNNEIVDQRQILTAGLNIRKSSANNSMRDDKKRNHKSSYKRSLSPSTRYHQDRPDKRHGTYSLEEIDKQRKEFENRQRLQKEKEFQKSREAALKIHASRNTTETQVQSARERYLQRKKKAATNP; the protein is encoded by the exons ATGTCAGGAACAGGTTTCCGATATGGGCTAAAtgttatgaaaaaaaagaagcccAATGAATCCTCAAATCGTATAACCTTTACAGAAGACGATTCTTCATCCTCGGAACAAGAACATGCACCTATTCCCAATAGCTTCAGTTCACAAATAACTGCTGCTAGCGATGCAAGTAAAGATGACAATTACGATGCTTCAA TTTATGGCTTTGACGAATTTTATGACAGTATGAAAAGTGCAGAGAGGGAGCAAATGGAGTTAAAGCGACTCGAATCTAAGGATCGTCGACCGAAGTATATGGAAAATCTAATAGAATCTgcaaagaaaaggaaaagagaTTTACTTTTGGCTCGCGAAAGAGCtctcttaaaaaaaaatgagctCGAAGGTGATGATGCAActgaaaaatttgtaacCAGTAGTTACAAGAAGCATCGTGAAGAAGTACAAAAAGCAATAGAAGATCGTAAAGAAGAGGATGAGAAATCAATTACTGATACGACTACTGGAATGAAAGATTTTTATGCTTCCATGTTAGACCGTCAAGAAAAGATTCACCAGGCAGCTGTGGAAGGAGttcaaaattcaaagaaaacCGGGGCTGAAATAGGAGATGCTATGAAAGGACAAGATACTCTTGGTAGTGATAATTTAATCCTAGAGgctaaaaagaaaggacTGAAATTGGAATTGAATGATAATAATGAGATAGTAGATCAACGTCAAATCTTGACTGCTGGACTGAATATTCGAAAATCATCTGCTAACAATTCAATGAGGGATGATAAGAAACGGAATCATAAGTCAAGCTATAAACGGTCACTTTCTCCATCGACTAGGTATCATCAAGATCGCCCAGATAAACGCCATGGGACATACTCACTAGAGGAAATTGACAAACAACgaaaagaatttgaaaatcgACAACGTCTCcagaaagaaaaggaatttcaaaaatcaagAGAAGCTGCGTTAAAAATACACGCAAGTCGCAATACTACAGAAACTCAAGTACAATCTGCGCGAGAACGTTATTTgcaacgaaaaaaaaaagctgcTACGAACCCTTAA
- the srb6 gene encoding mediator complex subunit Med22, giving the protein MSSDSFQRQLVQRTNTLNSSIDNATLTILSRFQDILDIAINEGKDKYTVAPEVYQIECHTVSMVRAVEQLLDVSRQIKSYWLTNSLSTSFPTVDYSEPDLEKVKRTLTKLQNHLLEVSLIEPEASETTEAPTVSDT; this is encoded by the coding sequence ATGTCTTCAGACAGTTTCCAACGGCAGCTAGTTCAGCGAACTAATACTTTAAATTCGTCTATTGACAATGCTACACTAACTATTTTGTCAAGGTTTCAAGACATACTGGATATTGCTATAAATGAAGGCAAAGATAAATATACGGTAGCACCAGAGGTTTACCAGATTGAATGCCATACTGTGTCCATGGTTCGCGCGGTAGAACAGTTACTGGATGTTTCTCGACAAATTAAATCATATTGGCTCACTAATTCTCTTTCCACGTCTTTTCCGACTGTCGATTACAGCGAGCCTGATCTTGAGAAAGTTAAAAGAACTCTTACTAAACTACAAAATCATTTACTGGAAGTCAGTTTAATTGAACCAGAAGCATCAGAAACAACTGAGGCTCCCACTGTTTCTGACACTTGA
- a CDS encoding Schizosaccharomyces specific protein — protein MKIDKAIFTNQFGVPLPSDNPYVALHDFVYDLEVAIPEDEFEAFKEQLANPRNSCIEVRESISKKDSIFQTYEMLQELKDGQSSLREDLNHLSHGQNVLKKNMVYLNGTFECISNVIRANNQILMLEFGKSNRINELKVSAQRSEEILNYKSAKQMNSNLSTIYRVLPLIKIFLMNIRNCLN, from the exons ATGAAGATCGATAAAGCCATATTTACTAATCAATTTGGAGTTCCTCTTCCATCTGACAATCCTTATGTTGCATTACACGATTTCGTGTATGATTTAGAAGTAGCCATTCCAGAAGACGAATTTGAAGCATTTAAAGAACAATTGGCAAATCCTAGAAATTCTTGCAT TGAAGTTCGGGAAAGCataagtaaaaaagataGTATATTTCAAACTTACGAAATGCTTCAAGAGCTTAAAGATGGTCAAAGTAGCCTCAGAGAAGATCTGAATCATCTTAGCCATGGTCAAAATgttctcaaaaaaaatatggtTTATTTGAATGGAACATTTGAGTGCATTAGTAACGTTATTAGAGCCAATAACCAGATACTGATGCTAGAATTTGGAAAGTCGAATCGGA TAAACGAATTGAAAGTCTCAGCTCAAAGATCCGAAGAAATTCTCAATTATAAGTCTGCCAAACAAATGaattcaaatttatctACCATATACAGGGTTCTCCCTCTGATAAAGATATTCCTGATGAATATCAGAAATTGCCTTAACTGA
- the cbf5 gene encoding pseudouridylate synthase Cbf5, producing MTDTHPGVDFMIKPEATSASKIDTAEWPLLLKNFDKLLVRTGHYTPIPCGNNPLKRPIAEYVSSGVINLDKPANPSSHEVVAWVKKILRVEKTGHSGTLDPKVTGCLIICNDRATRLVKSQQSAGKEYVCVLRLHDSVEGERNVASAIETLTGALFQRPPLISAVKRQLRIRSIYESKLIEFDNERNLAVFWASCEAGTYMRTLCVHLGLLLGVGGHMQELRRVRSGCLSENDDIVTMHDVLDAQWIYDNTRDESYLRRVIRPLESLLVGYKRIVVKDSAVNAICYGAKLMIPGLLRYEAGIEVNEEIVLITTKGEAIAVGIAQMSTVELSTCDHGVVAKVKRCIMERDVYPRRWGLGPQSMKKKTLKKEGKLDKYGRPNENTPADWSKSYIDYSDPNAEVAKPAPVVAPAAPTVEAEVNGVEDSKKRKSVESSEKDEDEAAKKEEKRRKKEAKKEKKEKKEKKEKKEKKKKSE from the coding sequence atgacGGACACTCATCCAGGAGTTGATTTTATGATCAAGCCTGAGGCTACTTCTGCTTCTAAAATTGATACCGCTGAGTGGCCATTGCTCTTGAAAAACTTTGACAAGTTGCTCGTTCGTACTGGTCATTATACACCTATTCCCTGTGGTAATAACCCTTTGAAACGTCCAATTGCGGAATATGTTTCTTCAGGTGTCATCAATTTAGACAAACCGGCTAATCCATCTTCTCATGAGGTTGTTGCCTgggttaaaaaaattcttcgTGTTGAAAAAACTGGTCACAGTGGAACTTTGGATCCCAAAGTTACCGGATGTTTGATCATTTGCAATGACAGAGCCACCCGTTTGGTCAAATCTCAGCAGAGTGCCGGTAAAGAGTACGTTTGCGTTTTACGTCTTCACGACTCAGTTGAGGGTGAGCGTAATGTTGCTTCTGCCATCGAGACTCTTACCGGTGCTTTGTTTCAGCGTCCTCCTTTAATTTCAGCTGTCAAGCGTCAGTTGCGTATTCGTAGTATCTATGAATCCAAGTTGATTGAGTTTGACAATGAGAGAAACCTTGCCGTTTTTTGGGCTAGCTGTGAAGCAGGTACTTACATGCGTACTCTTTGCGTACATCTCGGTCTTCTTCTTGGTGTTGGAGGCCATATGCAAGAACTTCGTCGTGTTCGTTCTGGTTGCCTTTCGGAAAATGATGATATTGTCACCATGCACGATGTCTTAGATGCTCAATGGATTTATGATAACACTCGTGATGAATCTTATTTACGTCGTGTTATCCGTCCATTGGAATCTCTCCTCGTAGGCTATAAGAGAATTGTGGTAAAGGATAGTGCCGTCAATGCCATTTGCTATGGTGCAAAACTTATGATACCTGGTTTACTTCGTTACGAAGCTGGTATTGAAGTTAACGAAGAGATTGTCCTTATTACTACCAAGGGTGAAGCTATCGCTGTGGGTATTGCACAAATGTCTACCGTCGAGCTTTCGACTTGTGATCATGGTGTTGTTGCCAAGGTTAAGCGTTGTATTATGGAGAGAGATGTGTATCCTAGACGTTGGGGTTTGGGCCCTCAAAgtatgaaaaagaaaactttgaagaaagaaggaaaacTTGATAAATACGGACGTCCTAATGAAAACACACCCGCGGATTGGTCTAAATCTTATATTGACTACTCTGATCCTAATGCAGAGGTTGCAAAGCCTGCTCCAGTTGTTGCGCCTGCAGCACCTACTGTTGAAGCTGAAGTCAATGGAGTCGAAGACAGCAAGAAGCGCAAATCGGTAGAATCATCTGAGAAGGATGAGGATGAAGCTGCTAAGAAAGAGGAAAAACGGCGGAAAAAGGAAGCTaagaaggagaagaaggaaaagaaggagaaaaaagaaaaaaaggagaagaagaagaagtcTGAGTAA